A region of Primulina huaijiensis isolate GDHJ02 unplaced genomic scaffold, ASM1229523v2 scaffold23605, whole genome shotgun sequence DNA encodes the following proteins:
- the LOC140967160 gene encoding F-box/kelch-repeat protein At2g44130-like, with protein sequence MTCGKYEAELIPGLPEELALECLARLHFSAHRVSSQVCKLWRELIQSKDFYYHRKKYGFTHKVACLVQALPAESGSKPANQPRYAISLFDTLSRSWDRLEQVPKYPDGLPMFCQITSTEGKVVVMGGLDPSSWEPVKDVFIYDFTTREWSKCADMPSVRSFFAAAGLEGKVLVAGGHDASKNALNSAWVLDIKQNEWSELPGMNQGRDECEGIVIGSEFWVVSGYDTESQGNFKSSAEIYDVRNGGDWTVVEDAWRVRECPRSCVGENKKELLRWGATQPTVRVGSCGVDLGNWSLLTGSAYQGAPHNFYLLDNNNNNNNNNKNNDIISDEKFSGFVQSGCAVEI encoded by the coding sequence ATGACCTGCGGAAAATATGAGGCCGAGTTGATACCCGGTTTGCCTGAAGAGCTTGCGCTTGAATGTCTGGCTCGGTTGCACTTCTCAGCTCACCGAGTCTCCTCCCAAGTTTGCAAGCTCTGGCGTGAGCTCATTCAGAGCAAGGATTTCTATTACCACAGGAAGAAATATGGGTTTACGCACAAGGTGGCATGTTTGGTTCAAGCGCTTCCCGCTGAATCCGGGTCTAAACCGGCGAATCAACCCAGGTACGCTATTTCCCTGTTTGACACTTTGAGTCGGAGCTGGGACAGACTCGAGCAGGTCCCCAAGTACCCAGATGGGCTGCCGATGTTCTGTCAAATAACCAGCACCGAGGGTAAGGTTGTTGTGATGGGTGGACTGGACCCATCGAGTTGGGAGCCCGTGAAGGACGTGTTTATCTACGATTTCACGACCCGGGAGTGGAGTAAGTGCGCCGACATGCCGTCGGTTCGGTCTTTTTTCGCCGCGGCCGGCTTGGAGGGTAAGGTGCTAGTTGCCGGAGGCCACGACGCGAGCAAAAACGCATTGAATTCAGCGTGGGTTCTCGATATAAAGCAGAATGAGTGGAGCGAGTTGCCGGGGATGAACCAAGGGCGGGACGAGTGCGAAGGGATTGTGATCGGGTCGGAGTTCTGGGTCGTGAGCGGCTACGACACCGAGTCGCAAGGGAATTTCAAGAGTAGCGCTGAGATTTACGATGTCAGAAACGGCGGCGATTGGACGGTAGTGGAGGATGCGTGGCGTGTGCGCGAGTGCCCCAGGTCGTGTGTCGGCGAGAACAAGAAGGAATTGTTACGTTGGGGGGCGACTCAGCCGACTGTGCGCGTGGGTTCATGTGGAGTGGACCTCGGGAATTGGAGCCTACTCACCGGCTCAGCTTATCAGGGTGCCCCACATAACTTCTATCTAttggataataataataataataataataataataaaaacaatgatATCATATCCGACGAGAAATTTTCTGGGTTTGTGCAATCTGGATGCGCCGTTGAAATATAA
- the LOC140967172 gene encoding patatin-like protein 3 translates to MHLLPSSSVSCRIYMSKAFLYIYLHYTTIFTSIHSLYLLGSFVQRIFCCCFVFIHFNSMAASLNHSSMDVDKLTNQIFSILENKFLFGYQHEAKHPYSVVPQVATGKVRILSIDAGGSTDGILAAKALVHLEAFLKRKSGDPNAKIADYFDVVAGSDSGGVLGSLLFTRGKDGSPLLTSEESLRFMVENVRKSTPGGVYRRFFRSEKSDKFLFHKVFGDLSLKDTLKAVLIPCYDLTTGAPFLFSRADAFEIDGCNFSMSAVCRATVAGHVVEVMSTDGRTKMAAVGGGVGMSNPTAAAITHVLNNKQEFPMCKGVEDLLVVSLGNGECRSECTISSPSYMAAYVKIAGDGAADMVDQAVSMAFSRSKSTSCSNYIRIQGNGTAFNTEKNKKNRRNMELMADQILGQRNVESVLFKGKRSVEHTNLERMEMLAGELIKEQERRKNSSLPTVVLKQSSSSPRTSSATTLSTLSSHI, encoded by the exons ATGCACCTCCTCCCATCCTCCTCGGTTTCTTGTCGTATATACATGTCAAAGGcctttctatatatatatctgcACTACACCACCATCTTTACATCCATTCATTCTCTCTACCTGCTCGGAAGTTTTGTCCAAAGAATCTTCTGCTGTTGTTTTGTTTTCATCCATTTTAATTCGATGGCGGCATCACTAAATCACTCCAGCATGGATGTTGATAAGCTCACCAACCAGATCTTCTCCATACTCGAAAACAAGTTCCTCTTCGGCTACCAACATGAAGCTAAGCATCCGTATTCCGTGGTGCCACAAGTCGCCACTGGTAAAGTTAGGATCCTTAGCATTGACGCTGGAGGGTCCACTGACGGCATCCTCGCCGCCAAGGCTTTGGTCCATCTGGAAGcctttttgaaaagaaaatccgGTGACCCGAATGCTAAAATAGCAGATTATTTCGACGTGGTCGCGGGCTCGGACTCTGGAGGAGTCCTCGGAAGTTTGCTTTTTACGCGCGGGAAAGACGGTTCTCCTTTGCTCACATCTGAGGAATCACTCAGATTCATGGTCGAGAATGTACGGAAATCCACGCCGGGAGGAGTTTACCGGCGATTTTTCCGGTCTGAGAAGTCTGATAAGTTTCTTTTCCACAAAGTGTTCGGGGATCTGTCTCTCAAGGATACACTGAAGGCGGTTCTGATCCCGTGTTACGATCTCACAACCGGGGCGCCGTTCCTGTTCTCACGTGCTGACGCGTTTGAGATCGACGGCTGCAATTTCAGTATGTCTGCTGTGTGTAGGGCCACGGTGGCTGGTCATGTGGTGGAGGTGATGTCAACGGACGGTAGGACAAAGATGGCGGCGGTGGGTGGTGGAGTGGGGATGAGCAACCCCACGGCGGCGGCTATAACCCATGTTCTGAATAACAAGCAAGAATTCCCTATGTGTAAAGGAGTGGAAGATTTGTTGGTGGTGTCATTGGGGAATGGCGAGTGTAGATCAGAGTGTACAATTTCATCGCCTTCGTACATGGCGGCATACGTTAAAATTGCCGGAGATGGAGCTGCCGACATG GTTGATCAAGCTGTGTCCATGGCATTTTCTCGGTCAAAATCAACAAGTTGCAGTAACTATATTCGTATCCAG GGAAATGGAACAGCATTTAATACagaaaagaacaagaaaaacAGAAGAAACATGGAGTTAATGGCGGACCAAATATTGGGACAGAGAAATGTGGAATCCGTGTTATTCAAAGGGAAAAGATCGGTGGAGCATACAAATTTGGAAAGAATGGAGATGTTGGCAGGAGAGCTAATCAAAGAGCAAGAAAGGAGAAAGAACAGCAGCTTACCAACTGTGGTGCTAAAGCAGTCATCTTCTTCACCAAGAACATCCTCTGCAACCACACTCTCCACCCTTTCTTCTCATATATAA
- the LOC140967116 gene encoding H/ACA ribonucleoprotein complex subunit 1-like protein 2 isoform X1 codes for MRPPRGRGGRGGRDGGRGSRGGRFGGRGGRAPPRDEGPPSEVIEVSTFVLACEGEAVTKLTNEKIPYFNAPIYLHNKTQIGKVDEIFGPINESYFSIKMMEGIVATSYSAGDKFFIDPAKLLPLSRFLSQPKGQPQAGRGGFRGGGGGFRGRGGGRGGGGGFRGRGAPRGGFRGRGGGGGGFRGRG; via the exons ATGAGACCTCCCAGGGGACGCGGCGGCAGGGGCGGCAGAGACGGTGGACGCGGCAGTAGAGGTGGCAGATTTGGAGGCCGCGGAGGTCGCGCCCCTCCTCGCGATGAAGGCCCTCCTTCAGAAGTTATTG AGGTTTCTACATTCGTTCTTGCTTGCGAAGGAGAGGCGGTGACGAAGCTTACAAATGAGAAAATACCTTACTTCAATGCTCCTATCTACCTGCACAACAAAACACAGATTGGTAAAGTGGATGAAATTTTCGGCCCCATTAATGAATCT TATTTTTCCATTAAGATGATGGAAGGTATTGTGGCAACTTCTTATTCTGCGGGTGATAAGTTCTTCATAGACCCTGCTAAGCTTTTGCCACTCTCGAGATTTCTATCTCAGCCAAA GGGACAACCACAAGCAGGTAGAGGTGGATTTcgtggaggtggtggtggatttcGTGGAAGAGGTGGTGGACGTGGTGGTGGGGGTGGATTTCGTGGAAGAGGTGCGCCAAGAGGAGGTTTTAGAGGTCGTGGTGGTGGTGGCGGTGGTTTCAGGGGAAGAGGGTGA
- the LOC140967116 gene encoding H/ACA ribonucleoprotein complex subunit 1-like protein 2 isoform X2: MRPPRGRGGRGGRDGGRGSRGGRFGGRGGRAPPRDEGPPSEVIEVSTFVLACEGEAVTKLTNEKIPYFNAPIYLHNKTQIGKVDEIFGPINESYFSIKMMEGIVATSYSAGDKFFIDPAKLLPLSRFLSQPKGQPQAGRGGFRGGGGGFRGRGGGRGGGGGFRGRGGGGGGFRGRG, translated from the exons ATGAGACCTCCCAGGGGACGCGGCGGCAGGGGCGGCAGAGACGGTGGACGCGGCAGTAGAGGTGGCAGATTTGGAGGCCGCGGAGGTCGCGCCCCTCCTCGCGATGAAGGCCCTCCTTCAGAAGTTATTG AGGTTTCTACATTCGTTCTTGCTTGCGAAGGAGAGGCGGTGACGAAGCTTACAAATGAGAAAATACCTTACTTCAATGCTCCTATCTACCTGCACAACAAAACACAGATTGGTAAAGTGGATGAAATTTTCGGCCCCATTAATGAATCT TATTTTTCCATTAAGATGATGGAAGGTATTGTGGCAACTTCTTATTCTGCGGGTGATAAGTTCTTCATAGACCCTGCTAAGCTTTTGCCACTCTCGAGATTTCTATCTCAGCCAAA GGGACAACCACAAGCAGGTAGAGGTGGATTTcgtggaggtggtggtggatttcGTGGAAGAGGTGGTGGACGTGGTGGTGGGG GAGGTTTTAGAGGTCGTGGTGGTGGTGGCGGTGGTTTCAGGGGAAGAGGGTGA
- the LOC140967115 gene encoding T-complex protein 1 subunit theta-like, which produces MVGFGMQPYGIQSMLKEGHRHLSGLDEAVLKNIDACKQLSTITRTSLGPNGMNKMVINHLDKLFVTNDAATIVNELEVQHPAAKLLVLAGKAQQEEIGDGANLTVSFAGELLQNAEELIRMGLHPSEVIIGYTKAINKTIEILEELVENGSENMNVKEKDEVILRMRPAVASKQFGLEDKLCPLIADACIQVCPKNPSNFNVDNVRVAKLLGGGLHDSTVVQGIVLKNDAVGTIKRIEKAKVAVFAGGVDTSATETKGTVLIHSAEQLENYSKTEESKVEELIKAVADAGAKVIVSGAAVGEMALHFCERYKLMVLKISSKFELRRFCRTTGAVGLLKLSEPNPDDLGYVDSISVEEIGGARVTIVKNEQGGNSVATVVLRGSTDSILDDLERAVDDGVNTYKAMCRDSRIIPGAAATEIELARRLKEFSFKETGLDQYAISKFAESFEMVPKTLADNAGLNATEIISSLYAEHASNNTKVGIDLEEGICKDVSIMNVWDLYITKLFSLKYAADAACTVLRVDQIIMAKPAGGPKKPDQTAGMDED; this is translated from the exons ATGGTTGGATTCGGAATGCAGCCGTACGGCATACAATCAATGCTGAAAGAGGGGCACCGGCATCTGTCGGGCCTGGACGAGGCGGTGCTGAAGAATATTGACGCCTGCAAGCAGCTATCCACCATTACTCGCACCTCCCTCGGCCCAAATG GTATGAATAAGATGGTAATCAATCACCTGGATAAGCTCTTTGTCACCAATGATGCTGCAACAATTGTAAATGAGCTTGAGGTTCAGCATCCTGCAGCCAAACTTTTGGTTTTGGCTGGAAAAGCACAGCAAGAGGAAATTGGAGATGGAGCTAATTTAACTGTTTCATTTGCTGGTGAACTTCTGCAGAATGCAGAGGAACTCATTAGGATGGGACTGCACCCTAGTGAGGTTATAATTGGATACACAAAGGCAATCAATAAG ACAATTGAGATATTGGAGGAATTGGTTGAAAATGGTTCGGAGAATATGAACGTGAAAGAAAAAGACGAAGTTATTTTACGAATGAGGCCTGCAGTTGCCAGCAAACAATTTGGACTGGAGGATAAATTGTGTCCTCTAATTGCTGAT gcTTGTATTCAGGTTTGCCCCAAGAACCCATCCAATTTCAATGTGGATAATGTCCGAGTTGCTAAGCTCTTGGGTGGAGGTCTACATGATTCCACTGTAGTTCAAGGTATTGTATTGAAGAATGACGCTGTGGGAACTATAAAGAGAATTGAGAAGGCCAAG GTTGCTGTTTTTGCTGGGGGTGTTGATACATCAGCTACAGAAACAAAAGGAACTGTCCTTATACATAGTGCTGAGCAG CTTGAGAATTATTCAAAGACTGAAGAATCAAAAGTCGAAGAACTCATTAAAGCAGTTGCAGATGCTGGTGCCAAGGTTATTGTTAGCGGGGCAGCTGTTGGGGAAATGGCGTTGCACTTCTGTGAGCGCTATAA ACTCATGGTGTTAAAAATCAGCTCCAAATTTGAGCTTCGGCGTTTTTGTCGCACCACTGGCGCTGTTGGTCTT TTAAAGCTGAGTGAGCCTAACCCAGATGACCTTGGATATGTTGATTCCATTTCAGTGGAGGAAATAGGTGGAGCCAGG GTTACAATTGTAAAAAATGAACAAGGTGGAAACTCAGTGGCCACTGTTGTTCTGCGAGGTAGCACTGATAGCATCCTGGATGACCTTGAAAGAGCTGTCGATGACGGTGTGAATACGTACAAG GCTATGTGCAGGGACAGTCGGATCATTCCTGGAGCCGCAGCTACTGAAATCGAATTAGCCAGAAGGCTCAAGGAATTTTCTTTCAAAGAAACTGG ATTGGATCAGTATGCAATTTCCAAATTTGCTGAAAGTTTTGAAATGGTTCCTAAAACTTTGGCGGATAATGCTGGGCTCAATGCGACGGAGATCATATCATCATTGTATGCAGAACATGCATCTAATAACACAAAAGTTGGAATTGATCTGGAAGAAGGTATCTGCAAGGACGTGTCTATAATGAATGTATGGGATCTGTACATCACCAA ATTATTTTCTCTAAAGTATGCTGCTGATGCTGCCTGTACTGTCTTGCGAGTAGATCAG ATCATAATGGCCAAGCCGGCGGGTGGTCCAAAGAAGCCAGATCAGACTGCAGGGATGGATGAGGATTGA
- the LOC140967087 gene encoding photosynthetic NDH subunit of subcomplex B 2, chloroplastic has translation MASILSFSPPITARTRASASVISNPVETLDSKFGRKGIKFFESNDIPSVELTVRNGSSLKLQIPNAHVASYMPKVYWKDDGFEEVLYTLPDSRGGIGLVIDEENSNGSLDWTVKDADSDSIDAVQVELGCTRGTLDLTYVVSLYPLSMSTAVIVLNTGSKAVTLTSAILGHFKFRSRRGSGVQGLRGCSYMTHPPISSPYEILTPSEALASEDPGFFAFGYEPEKKPGEWTVQDVPITVLKHKLSRVYAVPPAERSKPFHRSLVSKFEIIDQGRELFFRVIRMGFDDIFLSSPGSYSDKYGREYFICAGSASVLVPVIVNPGEKWRGAQIIQHDNL, from the exons ATGGCTTCCATTCTATCCTTCTCTCCCCCAATTACTGCCAGAACCAGAGCATCTGCTTCCGTGATTTCCAATCCTGTCGAAACACTCGACAGCAAGTTCGGAAGAAAAGGCATCAAATTCTTCGAATCCAACGATATTCCCAGTGTGGAGCTGACGGTAAGGAATGGGAGCTCCCTGAAACTTCAGATACCCAATGCCCATGTCGCTTCCTACATGCCTAAAGTCTATTGGAAAGACGATGGATTTGAGGAGGTTCTTTATACTCTCCCTGATTCTAGAGGTGGCATCGGTTTGGTCATTGatgaagaaaactcaaatgggTCTCTTGATTGGACTGTGAAAGACGCGGATTCTGACTCCATTGATGCTGTACAG GTGGAACTGGGCTGCACCAGAGGAACTCTAGATTTAACTTATGTGGTGTCACTCTATCCACTGAGCATGTCCACAGCAGTAATCGTGCTGAATACTGGGAGCAAGGCTGTTACTTTAACCAGCGCTATATTGGGACATTTCAAGTTCAGAAGTCGAAGAGGCTCTGGAGTTCAAGGACTACGTGGCTGCTCTTACATGACCCATCCTCCCATATCTTCGCCTTATGAAATATTAACCCCATCTGAAGCTCTAGCGTCCGAGGATCCTGGATTCTTTGCTTTCGGGTATGAGCCGGAAAAGAAACCTGGAGAATGGACAGTTCAAGATGTGCCAATTACTGTCTTGAAGCATAAGCTGAGTAGAGTTTATGCAGTCCCGCCAGCAGAAAGATCAAAGCCATTTCATAGGagcttggtttcaaaatttgaaatcataGATCAG GGTCGCGAGCTCTTCTTCAGGGTAATACGAATGGGATTTGATGACATATTTTTGTCAAGCCCAGGTTCATATTCTGATAAGTATGGAAGGGAGTATTTCATATGTGCAGGCTCTGCATCGGTTTTGGTTCCTGTGATAGTGAACCCTGGTGAAAAGTGGAGAGGGGCACAAATCATACAGCACGACAATTTGTGA
- the LOC140967076 gene encoding protein SINE1-like, with product MRRSLSPILRELENLEKDADSRKLAMKALKSYVKDLDSKAIPMFLAKVSESKETGVSSGEYTISLYDVLARVHGPKIVPQIDNIMITVVKTLSSSAGSFALHQACSKVVPAIARYAIDPTTADDKKRYIIHSLCKPLSDCLLGSLENLSSGAALCLQMLVQSDNWRFASNEMVNEVCQRVAAALEKHSQTNSHMALVMTLAKHNSLIVEAYSRLFLQSGLQILDVGFAEENSQKQLSAIHMMSCLMRCLDPKSISSELEFVIKELEKCQSDRMPFVTGAAFEAVQIAKRTCAEKGLKFERVIDSITGSNSDGRENTRSARVKSPRTASPESQTINSFVGYDYFTGSPISMKQDPRGTSDYRRSVNRKLWRRCKNGVLDISLKDGIFSSITREVDILKPDSDEFSDSCSGHTENFAGFLQGTTGRAAVRSTMSSPQRSNSTIKLNDVKIFSTPRKLIRSLQDPDNLNLGFSKNQTGRVRNSTPITFDQMTASNFNGLSPGINPTVNSDENLSYSGEQFICSSESVSSTEDVYPDTDTPVSVNMIPINETQIQDADVHKVFQLSARKIGCGIFLILFAVVYRLLAIDDLADGNILVPT from the exons ATGAGGAGAAGTTTAAGTCCAATACTGAGGGAGTTGGAGAATCTTGAGAAGGATGCCGACAGTAGAAAACTAGCTATGAAAGCATTGAAATCATATGTAAAAGACTTGGATTCTAAAGCAATACCCATGTTTCTTGCTAAGGTTTCTGAGAGCAAAGAAACTGGTGTATCGTCTGGTGAATACACAATTTCGTTATATGACGTTCTTGCTCGAGTTCATGGGCCAAAAATCGTCCCTCAGATAGATAACATTATGATTACCGTTGTCAAGACCTTGTCCTCAAGTGCAGGATCTTTTGCCCTTCATCAGGCTTGCTCCAAGGTGGTTCCAGCCATCGCAAGATATGCAATAGACCCGACGACTGCAGATGATAAGAAAAGATACATTATTCACTCTTTATGTAAGCCTCTTTCAGATTGCCTATTGGGGAGCCTAGAGAATCTATCTTCTGGGGCTGCCCTTTGTCTACAGATGCTCGTCCAATCTGATAATTGGAGATTTGCTTCAAACGAGATGGTTAATGAGGTGTGTCAGAGAGTTGCCGCGGCTTTGGAGAAGCATTCACAGACCAATTCCCATATGGCCTTGGTTATGACTTTGGCTAAACACAACAGCCTGATAGTTGAAGCGTATTCAAGACTTTTTCTGCAGTCTGGACTACAAATCCTTGACGTTGGTTTTGCCGAGGAAAATTCACAAAAACAATTGTCAGCCATACATATGATGAGTTGTTTGATGAGATGTTTGGATCCAAAAAGTATATCATCTGAATTGGAGTTTGTAATAAAAGAGCTAGAAAAGTGCCAGTCTGATCGGATGCCTTTTGTTACTGGGGCTGCATTTGAAGCGGTACAAATAGCAAAGAGGACTTGTGCTGAAAAGGGGTTGAAATTTGAGAGAGTCATAGATTCAATCACTGGTTCAAATTCTGATGGAAGAGAAAACACGAGGAGTGCTAGAGTTAAATCACCTCGTACTGCGTCACCGGAGTCTCAAACCATCAATTCTTTTGTGGGATATGATTATTTTACTGGATCACCAATCTCGATGAAACAGGACCCTCGAGGCACGAGTGATTATCGCAGAAGTGTAAACCGTAAACTTTGGCGAAGATGCAAGAATGGAGTACTGGATATATCTCTTAAAGATGGTATATTCTCCAGTATAACTCGGGAGGTAGACATCTTGAAACCTGATAGTGATGAATTTTCGGACAGCTGCAGTGGTCATACGGAAAATTTTGCCGGTTTTCTACAAGGGACTACTGGACGTGCAGCTGTGAGAAGCACAATGTCCAGTCCTCAG CGATCAAACTCTACTATCAAACTCAACGATGTGAAGATTTTCAGTACCCCCAGAAAACTCATTCGTTCACTTCAGGATCCAGATAACTTGAACTTGGGCTTCTCTAAGAATCAAACTGGAAGGGTCAGAAACTCTACTCCAATAACATTTGATCAGATGACAGCATCAAATTTCAATGGCCTTTCTCCGGGTATAAATCCCACTGTCAACAGTGATGAAAATTTGTCCTACAGCGGTGAGCAGTTCATTTGCAGTTCAGAATCAGTGTCCTCAACTGAAGATGTGTATCCTGACACAGATACACCAGTGTCTGTGAATATGATTCCTATAAATGAAACGCAAATTCAAGATGCCGATGTGCATAAAGTCTTCCAATTGTCTGCTCGCAAAATTGGTTGTGGCATTTTCCTTATTCTATTTGCAGTAGTTTATCGTTTGTTGGCAATTGATGATCTAGCTGATGGCAACATTCTTGTCCCCACCTAG